One window from the genome of Streptomyces cadmiisoli encodes:
- a CDS encoding DUF6479 family protein, whose product MNSTVHEAAAVSSAFGVIAILVGGLVIVGALILAVQLGSGARRREPRRPLPGEQPRPPASGPVGETRERREPREVAPGERLTPHGLRPTGGVRGDDQRRPRWNGG is encoded by the coding sequence ATGAACTCCACCGTGCATGAAGCAGCCGCAGTCAGTTCCGCGTTCGGTGTGATCGCGATCCTGGTGGGAGGCCTGGTCATCGTCGGGGCTCTGATCCTGGCGGTTCAGCTGGGGAGCGGGGCGCGTCGGCGCGAGCCCCGTCGTCCGCTGCCCGGCGAGCAGCCGAGGCCGCCCGCGTCCGGCCCGGTCGGTGAGACCCGGGAGCGGCGCGAACCCCGCGAGGTGGCGCCGGGCGAACGGCTCACCCCGCACGGGCTGCGGCCCACCGGCGGTGTGCGCGGCGACGACCAGCGCCGCCCGCGCTGGAACGGCGGCTGA
- a CDS encoding S1 family peptidase: MSHKRIPKRKAAIAVGGAAALGAAAILLPNANASQDGAEGTTAAPRTLKAGDASDLAGRLAGLLGDAFAGSYYDRDDQQLVVNVVGDDNQLVVQAKRAGAEVRQVDNSTAELESAARTLKTQATIPGTAWAVDPRTNKIRVTADSTVTGERWDTLESTVRRLGSGMATIQKSAGTFKTFASGGDAIFGGGSRCSLGFNVTAGDGSPAFLTAGHCGVAVAEWSDAQNGAPIATVDQAVFPGEGDFALVKYDDPATEAPSDVDVGGGQVVQIVQAAEATVGQGVFRMGSTTGLADGTVTGLDATVNYPEGTVTGLIQTDVCAEPGDSGGSMFTQDGLALGLTSGGSGDCTVGGETFFQPVTTALEAVGATLGAGDAAGGEEAGGEGAGAGEEAGGEGAGAGEEVGGEGAGAGEDAGAGYQSGAGADDGSGLTETH, from the coding sequence TTGAGTCACAAGCGAATTCCGAAGCGCAAGGCCGCGATCGCGGTGGGCGGTGCGGCGGCGCTCGGAGCGGCGGCGATCCTGCTGCCGAACGCCAACGCGTCCCAGGACGGCGCCGAGGGCACCACCGCCGCCCCGAGGACCCTGAAGGCGGGCGACGCCTCGGACCTCGCCGGCCGGCTCGCCGGACTGCTCGGCGACGCCTTCGCCGGCTCCTACTACGACCGGGACGACCAGCAGCTCGTCGTCAACGTGGTCGGAGACGACAACCAGCTCGTCGTGCAGGCCAAGAGGGCCGGCGCCGAGGTGCGCCAGGTCGACAACAGCACGGCCGAACTGGAGTCCGCCGCGCGGACCCTGAAGACGCAGGCGACCATCCCGGGCACCGCCTGGGCCGTCGACCCCAGGACCAACAAGATCCGGGTGACCGCCGACAGCACGGTCACCGGCGAGCGGTGGGACACGCTGGAGTCGACGGTGCGGCGCCTCGGCTCGGGCATGGCGACCATCCAGAAGTCGGCCGGCACCTTCAAGACCTTCGCCTCGGGCGGCGACGCGATATTCGGCGGCGGCTCGCGCTGCTCGCTCGGCTTCAACGTCACCGCGGGGGACGGCAGTCCGGCCTTCCTGACCGCCGGCCACTGCGGGGTCGCGGTCGCCGAGTGGTCGGACGCCCAGAACGGGGCTCCGATCGCCACCGTCGACCAGGCCGTGTTCCCGGGCGAGGGCGACTTCGCACTGGTGAAGTACGACGACCCGGCGACCGAGGCGCCGAGCGACGTCGACGTGGGCGGCGGGCAGGTCGTGCAGATCGTCCAGGCCGCCGAGGCGACGGTCGGCCAGGGGGTGTTCCGGATGGGCAGCACCACGGGCCTGGCCGACGGCACGGTCACCGGTCTCGACGCCACCGTCAACTACCCGGAGGGCACCGTCACCGGGCTGATCCAGACCGACGTCTGCGCCGAACCGGGCGACAGCGGCGGCTCGATGTTCACCCAGGACGGGCTCGCGCTCGGCCTGACCTCGGGCGGCAGCGGCGACTGCACCGTGGGCGGCGAGACGTTCTTCCAGCCGGTCACGACGGCGCTGGAGGCGGTCGGCGCGACGCTGGGCGCGGGCGACGCGGCCGGTGGCGAGGAGGCCGGCGGCGAGGGTGCCGGTGCAGGCGAGGAGGCCGGTGGTGAGGGTGCCGGTGCGGGCGAGGAAGTCGGCGGTGAGGGCGCGGGTGCCGGTGAGGACGCGGGTGCCGGCTACCAGTCGGGCGCCGGAGCGGACGACGGCTCCGGCCTGACCGAGACCCACTGA
- the rfbD gene encoding dTDP-4-dehydrorhamnose reductase produces MRWLVTGAGGMLGHDVVDTLRRRGADVVALDRARLDVTRADEVTAAFAEHRPGLVVNCAAYTAVDDAETDEERARTVNAEGPRLLARACAAHAARLVHVSTDYVFSGHARTTPYPEDLPPAPRTAYGRTKLAGERAVLAGLPEASAIVRTAWLYGVHGRNFVGTMLDLEARRDTVDVVDDQRGQPTWSGDVAGRIADLGPRIGPGLHGVFHATNSGEATWCDLAREVFGAVGADRARVRPTTSAAFTRPAPRPAYSALGHGRWREAGLPPPRDWRAALHEALPLIIRKQSEKEPRRETP; encoded by the coding sequence ATGAGGTGGCTGGTGACCGGCGCGGGCGGAATGCTCGGCCACGACGTCGTCGACACCCTCCGCCGGCGCGGCGCCGACGTGGTGGCACTGGACCGGGCCCGGCTGGACGTCACCCGGGCCGACGAGGTCACGGCGGCGTTCGCCGAGCACCGCCCCGGCCTCGTCGTCAACTGCGCCGCGTACACCGCCGTCGACGACGCCGAGACCGACGAGGAACGGGCGCGCACGGTCAACGCCGAGGGGCCGCGGCTGCTCGCCCGCGCGTGTGCCGCCCACGCCGCGCGCCTGGTGCACGTCTCCACCGACTACGTCTTCTCCGGCCACGCCCGCACCACGCCCTACCCGGAGGACCTGCCACCCGCGCCGCGCACCGCCTACGGCCGCACCAAGCTCGCCGGTGAGCGGGCCGTTCTCGCCGGGCTCCCGGAGGCGAGCGCGATCGTCCGCACCGCCTGGTTGTACGGGGTGCACGGCCGCAACTTCGTAGGGACCATGCTCGATCTGGAGGCCCGCCGCGACACTGTCGACGTCGTCGACGACCAGCGCGGACAGCCCACCTGGAGCGGGGACGTCGCCGGCCGGATCGCCGACCTCGGCCCCCGGATCGGCCCCGGCCTGCACGGCGTCTTCCACGCCACCAACTCCGGCGAGGCCACCTGGTGCGACCTGGCCCGCGAGGTGTTCGGCGCGGTCGGCGCCGACCGGGCCCGGGTACGGCCCACCACCAGCGCGGCGTTCACCCGCCCCGCGCCCCGGCCCGCCTACAGCGCGCTCGGACACGGCCGCTGGCGGGAGGCCGGTCTGCCGCCGCCGCGCGACTGGCGCGCCGCCCTGCACGAGGCACTGCCCCTGATCATCCGCAAGCAGTCCGAAAAGGAGCCCCGTCGTGAAACGCCATGA
- a CDS encoding SpoIIE family protein phosphatase has translation MGAARRPRKRCNTDVVSEGGAGRRARVLRAEDALNAVMADHDSAEQGRRVLELALVFARASLAALYTPGDDADLLCLADSAGVPRAVYGLRDGYPVAGRSPVAEARRTGRPVWLGPGELAGRAEARRSTSRDFFLAALPVRRGADAGCLLAVSERPAGFDTEDRKCLELIADAVAVPEAAEPAEAGELQPGAFSLAMDSGRVEVGGDILDLFGLTRDEFDGRVETLLGLTVPEDLPSLMSVVEADHMSIGDRELEFRVLQPSGPPAWLRLRGRLVPGKEGRPARLVGTVSDAAKLRSEVTDVARIQRLAAALATAGTVRDVSQAVVAALRRPLRADRIALAELEHERLIVTVLDPPEPEAWPELWRLEWRTEWPDAPVRAMPTLAAALREGRAQIWPAGTALEPALAEVGPGGLAVLPLPAGNRMAGACLIGWDTPHDFGADERALLTAAAGLAGQALMRAQAFDAEHELVGMLQRQLLPRRLPELPGAVAVARYLPATAGLEVGGDWYDVIPLPDNHVALVIGDVQGHSAAAATLMGQMRTALRAYALEGHPPDVVVSHANRLLAGLETDLFATCVYVDVDMEEGFAWCVRAGHVPPVLRHPDGSTVIAEAEGGPPLGVAAQADFPMSPLRLPPGTLVALTTDGLVESADSDIDEGLARFAAELGAADPTHLGLVADALLGSAHRGDDVALLLMRYDGMAVRPRRESWSVWRLPEAVRHARRFTRRTLRAWDATEAADAVLLVVSELVTNALVHTDGQVRLDLTLFNGRVRVAVTDGSPRTPVRPTSIGWEATGGRGLLLVDAMSASWGTVPVSGGKQVWSEIALDG, from the coding sequence ATGGGGGCTGCGCGGAGGCCGCGCAAGCGCTGTAATACGGACGTGGTCAGTGAGGGCGGCGCGGGACGCAGAGCGAGAGTGCTGCGTGCCGAGGACGCCCTGAACGCGGTCATGGCCGATCATGACTCCGCCGAGCAGGGACGGCGTGTCCTGGAACTCGCGCTGGTCTTCGCCCGGGCGAGCCTGGCCGCTCTCTACACGCCCGGCGACGACGCCGACCTGCTGTGCCTGGCCGATTCGGCCGGTGTGCCGAGGGCCGTGTACGGGCTGCGCGACGGCTACCCCGTGGCCGGGCGGTCCCCGGTGGCCGAGGCCCGCCGGACCGGGCGGCCGGTGTGGCTCGGCCCCGGGGAGCTGGCCGGCCGCGCGGAGGCCCGGCGCAGCACCTCCCGGGACTTCTTCCTGGCCGCGCTGCCCGTGCGCCGCGGGGCGGACGCGGGCTGCCTGCTCGCCGTGAGCGAGCGGCCCGCCGGGTTCGACACCGAGGACCGCAAATGCCTCGAGCTGATCGCCGACGCGGTGGCGGTCCCCGAGGCGGCCGAACCCGCCGAGGCCGGCGAGCTCCAGCCGGGGGCCTTCAGCCTGGCCATGGACAGCGGACGGGTCGAGGTCGGCGGCGACATCCTGGACCTGTTCGGCCTGACCCGGGACGAGTTCGACGGCAGGGTCGAGACGCTGCTGGGCCTCACCGTCCCCGAGGACCTGCCGTCGCTGATGTCCGTGGTGGAGGCCGACCACATGTCCATCGGCGACCGCGAGCTGGAGTTCCGGGTCCTCCAGCCCAGCGGTCCGCCGGCCTGGCTGCGACTGCGCGGCCGGCTGGTGCCCGGCAAAGAGGGGAGGCCGGCCCGGCTCGTCGGCACCGTGTCGGACGCCGCCAAACTGCGTTCCGAGGTCACCGATGTGGCCCGCATCCAGCGGCTGGCCGCCGCCCTGGCCACCGCGGGCACCGTCCGCGACGTCAGCCAGGCCGTGGTCGCCGCCCTGCGCAGACCGCTGCGGGCCGACCGGATCGCGCTGGCCGAGCTGGAGCACGAGCGGCTGATCGTCACCGTCCTCGACCCGCCCGAGCCGGAGGCCTGGCCCGAGCTGTGGCGACTGGAGTGGCGCACCGAATGGCCGGACGCGCCCGTGCGCGCCATGCCCACGCTCGCCGCCGCCCTGCGGGAGGGCCGCGCGCAGATCTGGCCCGCGGGCACGGCCCTGGAACCCGCGCTCGCGGAGGTCGGCCCCGGCGGGCTGGCCGTCCTGCCGCTGCCCGCCGGCAACCGTATGGCCGGCGCCTGTCTGATCGGCTGGGACACCCCGCACGACTTCGGCGCCGACGAACGCGCGCTGCTCACCGCCGCCGCGGGCCTGGCCGGGCAGGCCCTGATGCGCGCCCAGGCCTTCGACGCCGAGCACGAGCTGGTGGGCATGCTGCAGCGCCAGCTGCTGCCGCGCCGCCTGCCCGAGCTGCCCGGCGCGGTCGCCGTCGCCCGTTACCTGCCCGCCACCGCCGGTCTGGAGGTCGGCGGCGACTGGTACGACGTCATCCCGCTGCCGGACAACCACGTCGCCCTGGTCATCGGCGACGTCCAGGGCCACAGCGCGGCCGCCGCCACTTTGATGGGCCAGATGCGCACGGCGCTGCGGGCCTACGCCCTGGAGGGCCACCCGCCGGACGTGGTCGTCTCGCACGCCAACCGCCTCCTCGCCGGTCTGGAGACCGACCTCTTCGCGACCTGCGTCTATGTCGACGTCGACATGGAGGAGGGCTTCGCGTGGTGCGTGCGCGCCGGGCACGTGCCGCCCGTGCTGCGTCATCCCGACGGCAGCACCGTGATCGCCGAGGCCGAGGGCGGTCCGCCGCTGGGCGTGGCGGCGCAGGCCGACTTCCCGATGAGCCCGCTGCGGCTGCCTCCGGGCACGCTGGTCGCGCTGACCACGGACGGTCTGGTCGAGTCCGCCGACTCGGACATCGACGAGGGCCTGGCCCGGTTCGCCGCCGAGCTGGGCGCCGCCGACCCCACGCACCTGGGCCTGGTCGCGGACGCCCTGCTCGGCAGCGCGCACCGCGGCGACGACGTGGCGCTGCTGCTCATGCGGTACGACGGCATGGCCGTACGGCCGCGGCGTGAGAGCTGGTCCGTGTGGCGGCTCCCGGAGGCCGTCCGGCACGCCCGCCGCTTCACCCGGCGGACGCTGCGTGCCTGGGACGCGACCGAGGCCGCGGACGCCGTCCTGCTGGTCGTCTCCGAACTCGTCACCAACGCGCTGGTGCACACCGACGGCCAGGTCCGCCTCGACCTCACGCTGTTCAACGGCCGGGTGCGGGTCGCCGTGACGGACGGCTCGCCGCGCACCCCCGTCAGACCGACCAGCATCGGCTGGGAGGCCACGGGCGGACGAGGCCTGCTGCTGGTGGACGCGATGTCGGCGTCGTGGGGCACCGTGCCGGTCAGCGGCGGCAAACAGGTCTGGAGCGAGATCGCGCTCGACGGCTGA
- a CDS encoding glucose-1-phosphate thymidylyltransferase: MKALVLSGGAGTRLRPITHTSAKQLVPVANKAVLFYGLESIAAAGITDVGVVVGDTAEEIREAVGDGSKFGLDITYIPQERPLGLAHAVLIARDYLGEDDFVMYLGDNFIVGGITDLVEEFRRTRPAAQILLTHVSDPRAFGVAELGPSGQVIGLEEKPERPKSDLALVGVYLFTPVIHEAVRAVRPSWRGELEITHAIQHLIDAEAEVRSTVIGGYWKDTGNVADMLEVNRTVLEGVERRIDGEVDAGSETVGRVVVEEGARVVNSRVVGPVVIGSGTEVRDSYVGPFTSIAENCRIVDSEVEFSILLRDSSIEGVGRIEHSLIGRHVRVTTAPSVPSAHRLVLGDHSKVQIHT, encoded by the coding sequence ATGAAGGCACTCGTGCTGTCCGGTGGCGCCGGGACACGACTGAGGCCGATCACGCACACCTCGGCCAAACAGCTCGTGCCGGTCGCCAACAAGGCCGTCCTCTTCTACGGCCTGGAATCCATCGCCGCGGCCGGGATCACGGACGTCGGAGTCGTCGTCGGGGACACCGCCGAGGAGATCAGGGAAGCGGTCGGCGACGGTTCGAAGTTCGGCCTGGACATCACGTACATCCCCCAGGAGCGCCCGCTCGGTCTCGCCCACGCGGTGCTGATCGCGCGCGACTACCTGGGGGAGGACGACTTCGTGATGTACCTCGGGGACAACTTCATCGTCGGCGGCATCACCGACCTGGTCGAGGAGTTCCGCCGCACCCGTCCCGCCGCGCAGATCCTGCTGACCCATGTCTCCGACCCCCGCGCCTTCGGCGTCGCCGAACTCGGCCCGTCCGGGCAGGTGATCGGCCTGGAGGAGAAGCCGGAGCGGCCCAAGAGCGACCTGGCACTCGTCGGGGTGTACCTCTTCACACCGGTGATCCACGAGGCGGTGCGGGCCGTCCGGCCCTCCTGGCGGGGCGAGTTGGAGATCACCCACGCCATCCAGCACCTGATCGACGCCGAAGCCGAGGTGCGCTCCACGGTCATCGGCGGCTACTGGAAGGACACCGGGAACGTCGCCGACATGCTGGAGGTGAACCGGACGGTCCTGGAGGGCGTCGAACGCCGCATCGACGGCGAGGTCGACGCCGGTTCGGAGACCGTCGGACGGGTCGTGGTGGAGGAGGGCGCACGCGTCGTCAACTCCCGCGTCGTCGGCCCCGTCGTCATCGGATCCGGCACCGAGGTCCGCGACTCCTACGTCGGACCGTTCACCTCCATCGCCGAGAACTGCCGCATCGTGGACAGCGAAGTGGAGTTCTCCATCCTGCTGCGGGACTCCTCCATCGAGGGAGTCGGCCGCATCGAGCACTCACTGATCGGCCGGCACGTCCGGGTGACGACGGCGCCCAGCGTGCCCAGCGCCCACCGGCTCGTCCTCGGCGACCACAGCAAGGTGCAGATCCATACATGA
- the rfbB gene encoding dTDP-glucose 4,6-dehydratase, which translates to MNLLVTGAAGFIGSAYVRALLRPDTADPPHITVLDKLTYAGSRDNLPHGHPRLEFVHGDICDAAVVDRLMARADQVVHLAAESHVDRSIDGAAEFVRTNVLGTQTLLDAALRHGVGPFVHVSTDEVYGSIETGSWPEEHPLRPSSPYSASKASSDLLALAYHRTHGLDVRVTRCSNNYGPRQFPEKVVPLFVTNLLDGLTVPLYGEGRNVRDWLHVEDHCHGIELVRTGGRPGEVYNIGGGTELSNKELTALLLQACGATWERVEHVEDRKGHDLRYSVDWSKARTELGYRPRHDFTTGLDATVAWYRDNRAWWEPLKRRGEGGPV; encoded by the coding sequence ATGAACCTCCTCGTCACCGGCGCCGCCGGGTTCATCGGTTCCGCGTACGTCCGTGCGCTGCTGCGCCCGGACACCGCCGACCCGCCCCACATCACCGTGCTGGACAAGCTCACCTACGCCGGCTCCCGGGACAACCTGCCGCACGGTCACCCACGACTGGAGTTCGTGCACGGCGACATCTGCGACGCCGCCGTGGTCGACCGGCTGATGGCCCGTGCCGACCAGGTCGTGCACCTCGCGGCGGAGTCCCATGTCGACCGGTCCATCGACGGCGCGGCCGAGTTCGTGCGCACCAACGTGCTCGGCACCCAGACCCTGCTGGACGCGGCCCTGCGGCACGGCGTCGGACCGTTCGTGCACGTCTCCACCGACGAGGTCTACGGCTCCATCGAGACCGGCTCCTGGCCCGAGGAGCACCCGCTGCGGCCCAGTTCCCCCTACTCCGCCTCCAAGGCCTCCTCCGACCTGCTCGCCCTCGCCTACCACCGCACCCACGGCCTCGACGTGCGCGTCACCCGCTGCTCCAACAACTACGGCCCCCGCCAGTTCCCGGAGAAGGTCGTCCCGCTGTTCGTCACCAACCTCCTCGACGGCCTGACCGTCCCGCTGTACGGCGAGGGCCGCAACGTGCGCGACTGGCTGCACGTCGAGGACCACTGCCACGGCATCGAGCTGGTGCGCACCGGCGGCCGGCCCGGTGAGGTCTACAACATCGGCGGCGGCACCGAACTCAGCAACAAGGAGCTCACCGCGCTGCTGCTCCAGGCGTGCGGGGCGACCTGGGAACGGGTCGAGCACGTCGAGGACCGCAAGGGCCACGACCTGCGCTACTCCGTCGACTGGTCCAAGGCCCGCACCGAACTCGGCTACCGCCCGCGCCACGACTTCACCACCGGACTGGACGCGACGGTCGCCTGGTACCGGGACAACCGCGCCTGGTGGGAACCGCTCAAGCGGCGCGGCGAGGGCGGGCCCGTATGA
- the rfbC gene encoding dTDP-4-dehydrorhamnose 3,5-epimerase, with the protein MRPLDIDGAWVLEPKVFPDDRGSFHEWYRGAEFREATGQDLDLAQANCSVSRRGVLRGVHFAQVPPGQAKYITCVRGAVLDVVVDLRVGSPAFGKWEAVRLDDGAHHALFLAEGLGHAFMALTDDATVVYLCSTPYAPEREHAVHPLDPELGIDWPADVPPVLSPKDAQAPSLAEVRRAGLLPSYEECVAHRERLRGLSGPR; encoded by the coding sequence GTGCGCCCACTGGACATCGACGGCGCCTGGGTGCTGGAGCCCAAGGTCTTCCCGGACGACCGGGGCAGTTTCCACGAGTGGTACCGCGGCGCGGAGTTCCGCGAGGCGACCGGCCAAGACCTCGACCTCGCGCAGGCCAACTGCTCCGTATCACGGCGGGGCGTGCTGCGCGGGGTGCACTTCGCCCAAGTGCCGCCGGGGCAGGCGAAGTACATCACCTGCGTGCGCGGTGCCGTCCTCGACGTGGTGGTCGACCTGCGGGTCGGCTCCCCCGCGTTCGGCAAGTGGGAGGCGGTACGGCTCGACGACGGCGCGCATCACGCGCTGTTCCTCGCCGAAGGGCTCGGGCACGCGTTCATGGCGCTGACCGACGACGCCACGGTGGTGTACCTGTGCTCGACACCGTACGCACCGGAGCGCGAGCACGCGGTGCATCCGCTCGACCCTGAGCTGGGCATCGACTGGCCGGCGGACGTGCCGCCGGTGCTGTCGCCGAAGGACGCGCAGGCCCCGTCGCTGGCGGAGGTGCGCCGGGCGGGGCTGCTGCCCTCGTACGAGGAGTGTGTGGCGCACCGGGAGCGGCTGCGCGGGCTCAGCGGCCCACGGTGA
- a CDS encoding class I SAM-dependent methyltransferase: MKRHEFLRELHKVTANRNYLEIGVNDGRSLRLSRVPSIAVDPAFKVVTEIRCDVHLVRATSDDFFARDNPLAHLKGGRHPLRNLARGRSPIGHWRRTTLDLSFIDGMHLFEYALRDFINIERHSDWAGVIVFDDMLPRSVDEAARDRHTTAWTGDVYKLSEILARYRPDLLTILVDTRPTGQLVVLGADPTSTVLRDKYEEIVAEYDVPDPQKVPETILERANAVRPEDLLGAGFWRPLARARNLGVPRGRGWPALRRAAEEVTVGR; encoded by the coding sequence GTGAAACGCCATGAGTTCCTCAGGGAACTGCACAAGGTCACCGCGAACCGCAACTACCTGGAGATCGGCGTCAACGACGGCCGCAGCCTGCGACTGTCCCGGGTTCCCAGCATCGCGGTCGACCCCGCGTTCAAGGTCGTCACCGAGATCCGCTGCGACGTCCACCTGGTCCGGGCCACCAGCGACGACTTCTTCGCCCGCGACAACCCCCTCGCCCACCTCAAGGGCGGCCGGCACCCGCTGCGCAACCTCGCCCGCGGCCGCAGCCCGATCGGCCACTGGCGCCGCACCACCCTCGACCTGTCCTTCATCGACGGCATGCACCTGTTCGAGTACGCGCTGCGCGACTTCATCAACATCGAGCGGCACTCCGACTGGGCCGGCGTGATCGTCTTCGACGACATGCTGCCGCGCAGCGTCGACGAGGCCGCCCGGGACCGCCACACCACCGCCTGGACCGGCGACGTCTACAAGCTGTCGGAGATCCTCGCCCGGTACCGCCCCGACCTGCTGACGATCCTCGTCGACACCCGGCCGACCGGGCAGCTCGTCGTCCTCGGCGCCGACCCCACGAGCACGGTGCTGCGCGACAAGTACGAGGAGATCGTCGCGGAGTACGACGTGCCCGACCCGCAGAAGGTGCCCGAGACGATCCTGGAGCGGGCGAACGCCGTCCGCCCCGAGGACCTGCTCGGCGCCGGCTTCTGGCGGCCGCTCGCCCGCGCCCGCAACCTCGGTGTGCCGCGCGGCCGCGGCTGGCCCGCGCTGCGGCGCGCGGCGGAGGAGGTCACCGTGGGCCGCTGA
- a CDS encoding SpoIIE family protein phosphatase, protein MVAVSDVRTPGPGPAAPADPAGPPLLSLALATMMDGVDAHAGAVYLLADEAPVLEMAVMAGLPRTFAAPWERVALSAQLPVAEAVRERRLVLVDGEQEMACRYPRVAVVLPYPFALAALPVATGSTVYGAVFLTWPGSGAHELTDREREHLAAACERLAGQLARAAAEGRRVLPEPGPLPGPLADGAAPASGPDEAARMVSRLPYGLCSLDLHGRFAYANTAAAELIGVPVSRMLGTQLWAVVPWLNDPVYEDRYRAALISRRVTSFVALRPPGEWLSFRLYPSPTGLSVRISRARAVSEMRRAAARDESAPARLVTISQVLSLAGALTQAVGVRDVVRLVAEEIAPSVGSRALVVLGSRAGRLHVLGHSGYVDPHIVERFDGMPLTEPTPGAHALNSGVPAFFESREELERLYPIRHATPDGFAAWAYLPLIASGRPVGTVVLAYDERRSFPADERAVLTSLGGLIALALERALLYDAKHQLAHGLQAALLPPSLPRLDGIDTAARYLPSTRGMDIGGDFYNVVPVGAQAAAVIGDVQGHNVTAAGLMGQIRTGVRAYTAVGQSPQEVMCSTNRLLIDLGADLFASCLYLRLDPGRGRAVMARAGHPPPLLRRPDGRVRVLDLAGGPLLGIQDSATYPTTEVDLSPGSVLVLYTDGLVESPGVDIEESLADLGQRLGRAGDLPLDELADVLMGQEAGAQERIDDVALLLLRARGDR, encoded by the coding sequence ATGGTCGCCGTGTCCGACGTCCGCACGCCCGGACCGGGGCCGGCGGCCCCCGCGGATCCCGCGGGTCCTCCCCTGCTGTCCCTGGCGCTGGCCACGATGATGGACGGCGTCGACGCGCACGCCGGCGCGGTGTACCTGCTCGCCGACGAGGCGCCGGTGCTGGAGATGGCGGTCATGGCGGGACTGCCGCGGACGTTCGCCGCGCCCTGGGAGCGGGTGGCGCTCAGCGCGCAGCTCCCGGTCGCCGAGGCGGTGCGCGAGCGCCGGCTGGTCCTGGTGGACGGCGAGCAGGAGATGGCGTGCCGCTATCCGCGCGTCGCGGTCGTCCTGCCGTACCCCTTCGCCCTGGCCGCGCTGCCGGTGGCCACCGGCTCCACCGTGTACGGGGCGGTGTTCCTGACCTGGCCCGGCTCCGGGGCGCACGAGCTGACCGACCGGGAGCGGGAGCATCTGGCGGCGGCCTGCGAACGGCTCGCGGGACAGCTGGCCCGGGCCGCCGCCGAAGGCAGACGGGTCCTGCCCGAACCCGGACCGCTCCCGGGGCCGCTCGCCGACGGCGCGGCTCCCGCGTCCGGCCCGGACGAGGCTGCCCGGATGGTGTCGCGGCTCCCGTACGGGCTGTGCTCCCTGGACCTGCACGGGCGGTTCGCCTACGCCAACACGGCGGCCGCCGAGCTGATCGGGGTCCCGGTGAGCCGGATGCTCGGCACCCAGCTGTGGGCCGTGGTGCCCTGGCTCAACGACCCGGTGTACGAGGACCGTTACCGGGCAGCGCTGATCAGCCGGCGTGTCACCTCGTTCGTGGCGCTGCGACCGCCCGGTGAGTGGCTGTCGTTCCGTCTGTATCCGAGCCCGACCGGGCTCAGCGTCCGGATCAGCAGGGCGCGGGCCGTGTCGGAGATGCGCCGTGCGGCGGCGCGGGACGAGAGCGCCCCGGCCCGTCTGGTGACCATCTCGCAGGTGCTGAGTCTCGCGGGCGCGCTGACCCAGGCGGTGGGCGTGCGGGACGTGGTGCGGCTGGTCGCCGAGGAGATCGCCCCGTCGGTGGGCAGCCGGGCGCTGGTGGTGCTCGGTTCCCGGGCGGGCCGGCTGCACGTGCTGGGGCACAGCGGGTACGTCGATCCGCACATCGTGGAGCGGTTCGACGGGATGCCGCTGACGGAGCCGACGCCGGGTGCGCACGCCCTCAACAGCGGGGTGCCCGCGTTCTTCGAGTCCCGCGAGGAGCTGGAGCGGCTCTACCCGATCCGGCACGCGACCCCGGACGGGTTCGCGGCCTGGGCGTACCTTCCGCTGATCGCCTCCGGACGGCCGGTGGGCACCGTGGTGCTGGCCTACGACGAGCGGCGCAGTTTCCCGGCGGACGAGCGTGCGGTGCTGACGAGCCTCGGCGGGCTGATCGCCCTGGCGCTGGAGCGGGCCCTGCTCTACGACGCCAAGCACCAGCTGGCGCACGGGCTTCAGGCCGCCCTGCTGCCGCCGTCACTGCCCCGGCTGGACGGGATCGACACGGCCGCACGGTATCTGCCGTCCACCCGGGGCATGGACATCGGCGGCGACTTCTACAACGTCGTGCCGGTCGGGGCGCAGGCGGCGGCGGTGATCGGGGACGTGCAGGGGCACAACGTGACCGCCGCCGGGCTGATGGGGCAGATCCGTACCGGTGTCCGCGCGTACACGGCGGTCGGCCAGTCACCGCAGGAGGTGATGTGCAGCACCAACCGGCTGCTCATCGACCTCGGGGCCGACCTGTTCGCCAGCTGTCTGTATCTGAGGCTCGATCCGGGGCGGGGGCGGGCGGTGATGGCCCGTGCCGGGCATCCGCCTCCGCTGCTGCGGCGGCCGGACGGCCGGGTGCGGGTGCTCGACCTCGCGGGCGGACCGCTGCTGGGGATCCAGGACTCGGCGACGTATCCGACGACCGAGGTGGATCTGTCGCCCGGCTCGGTGCTCGTCCTGTACACCGACGGGCTGGTCGAGTCCCCCGGTGTGGACATCGAGGAGTCGCTCGCCGACCTCGGGCAGCGGCTCGGCAGGGCCGGGGACCTGCCGCTGGACGAGCTGGCCGACGTGCTCATGGGGCAGGAGGCGGGCGCGCAGGAGCGGATCGACGACGTGGCTCTGCTGCTCCTGCGGGCGCGCGGGGATCGCTGA